From one Stieleria sp. JC731 genomic stretch:
- a CDS encoding dicarboxylate/amino acid:cation symporter produces the protein MTLTELPSTMAENDVQSKQAHEAEVRPKDGPKNAWYKKSHWQILIGMFLGLLYGLIAAAAGWTKFTNDWIAPFGVIFINSLQLIAVPLVVASLVLGVASLSDLKKLSRIGGKTLAIYIATTAIAVVIGLVIVNVLQPGLKVPEAARTQLQEQFAGDVSAKQEIAADVQNRGPLQILIDIVPSNFFESASSNRNMLQIVFVSLMVGIGLIQLEKSQAKPMIDVLESLNHVVIRLVDLIMLFAPLGVFSLIARTITDLAGDDFSQILQLLAALGFYCIAVVIGLFLHVCVTYFGLLKLATKMPIKTFLKGIAPVQLVAFSTSSSGATLPLTMERCEEKLGVSEEVSSFVIPLGATINMDGTALYQAVAAVFIAQSMGMDVGLSGQITIVLTAVLASIGTAAVPGAGIIMLVIILQSIGVPSSGIALILGVDRILDMLRTVTNVTGDASVAVTIASLEGQLGSPNFDDSENQIRIQGDEAAEAKPETPEHNESAS, from the coding sequence ATGACCTTGACGGAGCTGCCCAGTACGATGGCCGAGAATGATGTCCAGTCCAAGCAAGCCCACGAAGCAGAAGTCCGTCCCAAGGATGGCCCCAAGAACGCTTGGTACAAGAAATCTCACTGGCAAATTCTGATCGGCATGTTCCTAGGGTTGCTGTACGGTTTGATCGCCGCAGCAGCCGGATGGACGAAGTTCACGAACGATTGGATCGCGCCCTTCGGCGTCATCTTTATCAATTCGCTGCAACTGATCGCGGTGCCTCTCGTTGTCGCATCGCTCGTCTTGGGCGTCGCATCGCTTAGCGACCTTAAAAAGCTATCGCGCATCGGTGGCAAAACTCTGGCGATCTACATTGCGACAACTGCGATCGCTGTCGTCATCGGCTTAGTGATCGTCAACGTTCTACAGCCTGGCCTGAAAGTCCCCGAAGCGGCTCGCACACAGCTGCAGGAACAATTCGCAGGCGATGTTTCGGCAAAACAGGAAATCGCTGCCGATGTGCAAAATCGTGGACCGCTGCAGATCCTGATCGATATTGTTCCGTCGAACTTTTTCGAATCGGCGTCCAGCAACCGCAACATGTTGCAAATCGTATTCGTCTCGTTGATGGTGGGAATCGGCCTGATCCAACTTGAGAAATCACAGGCCAAACCGATGATCGATGTGCTCGAAAGCCTCAATCATGTGGTCATTCGACTTGTCGATTTAATCATGCTGTTTGCACCCTTGGGCGTATTCTCGTTGATCGCCAGGACGATAACGGACTTAGCAGGGGACGATTTCTCACAAATCCTGCAGCTACTTGCGGCCTTGGGTTTTTACTGCATCGCGGTGGTGATCGGGTTATTCCTGCATGTCTGTGTGACTTACTTTGGGCTGCTGAAGCTCGCGACCAAAATGCCGATCAAAACCTTCTTGAAGGGCATCGCGCCGGTCCAACTCGTCGCCTTTTCGACCAGTTCCAGTGGCGCAACCTTGCCGCTGACAATGGAACGTTGTGAAGAGAAACTTGGTGTTTCCGAGGAGGTCTCGTCGTTCGTGATTCCGCTCGGTGCGACGATCAACATGGACGGAACGGCGCTCTACCAAGCCGTCGCCGCGGTCTTTATTGCGCAGTCGATGGGGATGGATGTTGGACTATCAGGACAGATCACCATCGTCCTTACCGCCGTCTTGGCATCGATCGGCACAGCGGCTGTCCCGGGTGCCGGGATTATCATGCTGGTGATTATCCTTCAATCGATCGGCGTCCCAAGTTCCGGAATCGCGTTGATTCTTGGCGTTGACAGAATCTTGGACATGCTGCGAACAGTGACCAATGTCACGGGTGACGCATCTGTCGCGGTGACAATCGCCTCGCTCGAAGGTCAACTCGGTTCACCAAACTTTGACGACTCGGAAAACCAAATCCGAATCCAAGGAGACGAAGCCGCTGAAGCGAAACCCGAGACACCCGAACACAACGAATCAGCGTCCTAG
- a CDS encoding alkene reductase: protein MSSNHETTSNPQLLAPLRIGSLELKNRVAMAPLTRARAGESRVPNELMAEYYAQRSSAGLIISEATTISEQGIGWPETPGIYTDEMQAGWRMIVDTVHEKSGKIFLQLWHTGRASHSDFHHGELPVAPSAIAIEGDGVHTPSGKKQYETPRALETDEIPGIVEDYRNAAARAKEAGFDGVEIHSANGYLLDQFLQSKSNHRTDRYGGSVENRYRFLGEVVDAVTSVWGADRVGVRLAPNGSFNSMGSPDYNEQFTYTAQQLDRYGLAYLHVMDGKGFGFHNLGPAMTLKDFRKVFSGRLMGNVGYTKESGDQAIASGDADLIAFGRPYISNPDLVERFENDWPIAKSADMSVWYSPGPHGYTDFPAYQETAEKAAS from the coding sequence ATGAGCTCCAATCACGAAACAACATCCAATCCACAGCTGCTTGCCCCATTGCGAATTGGATCGCTCGAGTTGAAAAACCGTGTCGCGATGGCGCCGCTGACACGGGCGCGGGCGGGTGAAAGTCGCGTTCCCAATGAACTGATGGCGGAGTATTACGCTCAGCGTTCGTCGGCGGGGCTAATCATTAGTGAAGCGACAACGATCTCTGAACAAGGCATCGGGTGGCCAGAAACGCCTGGCATTTATACCGACGAGATGCAGGCAGGTTGGAGAATGATCGTCGACACAGTTCACGAAAAAAGTGGGAAGATCTTTCTACAGCTTTGGCATACCGGCCGCGCCTCGCACAGTGATTTTCATCACGGTGAGCTGCCGGTAGCACCATCGGCGATCGCGATCGAAGGCGACGGGGTGCATACGCCAAGCGGCAAAAAGCAGTATGAAACGCCACGTGCGCTAGAAACCGACGAGATCCCTGGGATCGTCGAGGACTATCGAAATGCCGCTGCTCGTGCGAAAGAAGCTGGTTTTGATGGCGTCGAAATTCACTCGGCAAACGGCTATCTACTTGATCAATTTTTGCAATCCAAATCCAACCATCGAACGGATCGCTACGGAGGAAGCGTCGAAAACCGTTATCGCTTCTTGGGTGAAGTTGTCGATGCGGTCACGTCGGTTTGGGGTGCGGATCGGGTTGGCGTTCGACTGGCGCCCAACGGTAGTTTTAACAGTATGGGATCCCCGGACTACAACGAGCAGTTTACATACACCGCACAGCAGCTGGACCGTTACGGTCTAGCCTACCTGCACGTGATGGACGGCAAAGGTTTTGGTTTCCATAACCTAGGTCCCGCGATGACTCTGAAAGATTTTCGCAAAGTCTTCTCTGGACGGTTGATGGGAAACGTTGGCTACACAAAAGAAAGCGGGGATCAGGCGATCGCCAGCGGCGATGCCGACTTGATCGCTTTTGGTCGACCCTACATCAGCAACCCAGACTTGGTGGAGCGATTTGAAAACGATTGGCCAATTGCCAAGTCAGCAGACATGTCCGTTTGGTACTCACCAGGGCCGCATGGCTATACGGACTTTCCAGCCTATCAAGAGACGGCTGAAAAGGCAGCGAGCTGA
- a CDS encoding NAD(P)-dependent alcohol dehydrogenase, with the protein MSTKTVASTESSAVESTDVAQIPTTQKPLHVVPEMMRAMVFADYGEPSVLHEKQVKTPTRRPGQVLIQVVASSVNPIDYRLRRGEMKGLLPGGFPRIPGYDVAGFIADVADDAPLSVGQPVIAFLDSLYGGASAEYAVCAIDSVAVLPEPIPVLEAAAMPLAGTTALQSLRDHGKIMAGDRVLINGASGGVGIFAIQIAKAFDCHVTAVASGKNRETCMSLGADEFIDYEQSDFTELNRTWDLIFDAAGKASYLDARRVMSDECRFVSTEPDVKGMVLTAVTAPLSKKAKVMLAKPNTADLMKLVGLYREGKLRVELDSVFPLEDLADAHRRVESGVDHGKVVIEVD; encoded by the coding sequence ATGTCCACCAAAACCGTTGCATCAACCGAGTCCAGTGCTGTTGAGTCGACCGATGTGGCTCAAATTCCGACGACGCAAAAGCCGCTGCATGTCGTTCCTGAAATGATGCGGGCCATGGTTTTTGCCGACTACGGCGAGCCATCGGTGCTACATGAAAAGCAGGTCAAAACGCCAACTCGCCGACCAGGACAGGTTTTGATTCAGGTTGTCGCATCGAGCGTCAATCCGATCGACTATCGACTACGTCGCGGCGAGATGAAAGGTTTGTTGCCGGGGGGCTTTCCAAGAATCCCCGGGTACGACGTTGCCGGGTTCATTGCCGATGTGGCTGATGATGCTCCACTTTCGGTTGGACAGCCCGTGATAGCGTTTCTGGATTCTCTTTATGGAGGAGCCTCGGCGGAGTACGCGGTCTGTGCGATCGATTCGGTTGCGGTCCTTCCCGAGCCAATTCCGGTCCTGGAAGCAGCGGCGATGCCGTTGGCCGGTACAACAGCACTGCAATCACTGCGAGACCATGGAAAGATCATGGCTGGTGATCGCGTCTTGATTAACGGTGCCAGTGGTGGTGTGGGGATATTCGCGATTCAGATCGCGAAAGCATTCGATTGCCATGTGACGGCCGTAGCAAGCGGCAAGAACCGCGAGACCTGCATGAGTCTAGGGGCAGACGAATTTATCGATTACGAGCAATCGGACTTCACCGAGTTGAATCGAACCTGGGATCTGATTTTCGATGCCGCCGGCAAGGCGAGCTATCTTGATGCGCGCCGTGTGATGTCGGATGAGTGCAGGTTTGTTTCGACCGAGCCGGACGTCAAAGGCATGGTCCTGACTGCGGTCACAGCACCTTTATCGAAGAAGGCAAAGGTGATGCTTGCGAAGCCCAACACTGCTGATTTAATGAAACTGGTCGGGTTGTACCGTGAAGGTAAGCTTCGCGTCGAATTGGATTCTGTGTTTCCGCTTGAAGATTTAGCAGACGCACATCGTCGCGTCGAATCCGGTGTCGATCATGGCAAAGTCGTCATTGAAGTCGACTGA
- the nrfH gene encoding cytochrome c nitrite reductase small subunit, producing the protein MTDRQSPIESTLESGKPRFGRGAILFCITLGLLVGLGTFTFGYGKGASYLSNNPESCVNCHVMQDHMDSWQQSSHHHVAVCNDCHLPHHPVMKWVTKADNGFFHSLAFTLGNFKDPIQIKARNRKVTQSTCVDCHKDFIHPLLPATSGEDMQSCVHCHADVGHAGR; encoded by the coding sequence ATGACGGATCGACAATCACCAATCGAGTCAACCTTGGAAAGTGGCAAGCCACGATTCGGACGAGGCGCGATCCTTTTTTGCATCACACTAGGCCTCTTGGTAGGACTCGGAACGTTTACCTTTGGCTATGGAAAAGGCGCGAGCTATCTAAGCAACAATCCGGAATCGTGTGTGAACTGCCATGTCATGCAAGACCACATGGATTCATGGCAACAAAGCAGCCACCATCATGTCGCTGTTTGCAACGATTGCCATCTGCCTCATCACCCCGTCATGAAATGGGTCACCAAGGCAGACAACGGTTTCTTCCATTCACTTGCTTTCACGCTTGGCAACTTTAAAGATCCAATCCAAATCAAAGCACGCAATCGCAAAGTGACGCAGAGCACTTGCGTTGACTGCCACAAAGACTTCATCCATCCACTTCTTCCGGCAACTTCTGGTGAAGACATGCAGTCGTGCGTTCATTGCCATGCCGACGTCGGGCACGCGGGACGTTAA
- a CDS encoding ammonia-forming cytochrome c nitrite reductase subunit c552 produces MSSDKKSGFSWLLLLTLITGAATFAVIALLVNIFERKQEAREPFTKVVEVSEVSSDPEPWGLNFPQQYEDYLKTVNDPYTDFGGNHTLPPSKLDENPWLKRLFAGYAFSKDYREARGHAHMLSDQEVTKRVTDVQQSGACLHCHASIIPTYRRIGLEKLGKDASVASLASSFDQEAVIAGFKEVSQKKYEEVHAELEKTADGMDAASGDPHMGGAHPVSCVDCHDPDNMKIRVTRPGFILGVDKLAKSDDPVPHLPSVQQWRDKGSKGDYDPNTMATRQEMRTFVCAQCHVEYYCANKMTLTFPWSNGLKMEDLEAEWDSTTFPDGGEFFDYVHKETGTKVYKAQHPEFELWSQGIHARSGVSCSDCHMPYEKVGATKVSSHWVRSPMMNINKACQTCHKIPEDEIKARVDLIQDRTKALIERAASAMTEMLDNIIAVQEAGASEEQLAPIRKLQRKAMWRLDYIASENSKGFHASQEAARILGESIDYSRQAIAACLKLKLGDTPDEESVAAAE; encoded by the coding sequence ATGTCATCCGATAAAAAAAGCGGATTCAGTTGGCTCCTGTTGCTAACTTTGATCACCGGGGCAGCGACTTTTGCAGTGATCGCACTGCTCGTCAATATCTTCGAACGAAAACAAGAAGCTCGCGAACCGTTTACGAAAGTGGTCGAGGTCAGCGAAGTTAGTTCAGACCCAGAGCCGTGGGGTTTGAACTTTCCACAACAGTACGAAGACTACTTAAAAACGGTCAACGATCCCTACACGGACTTTGGTGGCAACCATACGTTGCCGCCAAGCAAGCTTGATGAAAACCCATGGTTGAAACGCTTGTTTGCGGGATACGCATTCAGCAAAGACTATCGCGAAGCTCGCGGCCATGCCCACATGCTGTCGGACCAAGAAGTCACCAAACGCGTCACTGACGTTCAACAGTCCGGCGCTTGTCTGCACTGCCACGCATCCATCATCCCCACCTATCGCCGGATCGGTCTGGAGAAGCTTGGCAAAGACGCGAGCGTCGCGAGCTTGGCAAGCAGCTTTGACCAAGAAGCCGTCATCGCAGGCTTCAAAGAAGTCAGCCAGAAGAAGTATGAAGAAGTTCATGCGGAACTTGAGAAGACAGCAGACGGCATGGACGCAGCAAGTGGGGATCCACACATGGGAGGCGCCCATCCCGTTTCCTGTGTCGACTGCCACGACCCGGACAACATGAAGATCCGTGTCACGCGTCCCGGATTCATTCTCGGGGTCGATAAACTTGCCAAAAGCGATGACCCAGTCCCGCACCTACCCAGCGTTCAACAATGGCGAGACAAAGGTAGCAAAGGTGACTACGATCCAAACACGATGGCAACCCGACAGGAAATGCGGACCTTCGTCTGCGCACAGTGCCATGTTGAATACTACTGTGCGAACAAAATGACGCTAACGTTTCCCTGGAGCAACGGCTTAAAGATGGAAGATCTTGAAGCCGAGTGGGACTCAACAACGTTTCCCGATGGTGGAGAGTTCTTCGACTACGTGCACAAAGAAACCGGGACCAAAGTCTATAAAGCTCAACACCCCGAATTCGAACTTTGGAGCCAGGGCATCCACGCAAGAAGTGGTGTCAGCTGTAGCGATTGCCACATGCCCTACGAAAAGGTCGGCGCTACGAAAGTAAGCAGCCACTGGGTTCGCAGCCCGATGATGAATATCAACAAAGCATGCCAGACCTGCCATAAAATCCCTGAAGATGAGATCAAGGCTCGTGTCGATCTAATCCAGGACCGCACGAAAGCGTTGATCGAGCGAGCGGCTTCAGCGATGACTGAAATGCTTGATAACATCATCGCGGTTCAGGAAGCTGGTGCGAGTGAGGAACAACTTGCTCCGATTCGGAAATTGCAACGTAAAGCGATGTGGCGACTGGATTATATCGCCAGCGAAAACAGTAAAGGCTTTCATGCCAGCCAGGAAGCCGCTCGAATATTGGGTGAATCGATCGACTACAGCCGGCAAGCGATCGCCGCCTGCTTGAAACTGAAGTTGGGTGATACGCCCGATGAAGAATCGGTTGCTGCGGCAGAATAG
- a CDS encoding dihydrodipicolinate synthase family protein has product MLQKRLSGLIAAACTPLDGSGKVVTEPIKPLVDHLIGTGVQGLYVCGSTGEGISLSTEERMRVAEAYVTATDSRVPVLIQVGHNSTGEAKRLVEHACEIGADAISATCPSYFKVTDAGTLAACMGEIASAAEIPFYYYHIPSLTGSTIDMVQFLKTASKVIPTLVGLKYTDTKLFEFQACLELDNGRFDVVWGCDEMLLGALATGARAGIGSTYNIAAPLYRQIIDAVEKGDLTRARELQSRSVAMVRVMCRYPFHAALKTILTEQGSEAGFTIGGCRLPLQSLTSEQAASLKSDLDAIGFYDWSR; this is encoded by the coding sequence TTGTTACAGAAACGTTTGAGCGGCCTGATCGCTGCCGCCTGCACACCATTGGACGGATCCGGAAAGGTCGTTACCGAACCGATCAAACCGCTGGTTGATCATCTGATCGGAACTGGCGTCCAGGGCTTGTATGTCTGTGGCAGTACCGGCGAAGGAATCTCGCTATCGACAGAGGAACGGATGCGAGTTGCCGAAGCGTATGTGACCGCAACCGATAGCCGCGTTCCGGTGCTAATCCAAGTGGGCCACAACAGCACCGGTGAAGCGAAACGACTTGTCGAACATGCCTGCGAGATTGGTGCCGATGCGATTTCGGCGACCTGTCCGTCCTATTTCAAAGTCACCGATGCGGGGACATTGGCAGCCTGCATGGGCGAGATCGCTTCAGCCGCCGAGATACCGTTTTACTACTACCACATTCCATCGTTGACGGGATCAACGATCGACATGGTGCAGTTTCTGAAGACGGCTTCCAAGGTGATTCCAACACTGGTCGGACTGAAATACACCGATACCAAGCTATTCGAGTTTCAAGCCTGTTTAGAACTCGACAATGGTCGATTCGATGTGGTCTGGGGCTGCGACGAAATGCTGTTGGGTGCACTGGCGACAGGAGCTCGGGCGGGCATCGGCAGCACCTATAACATCGCAGCGCCGCTGTACCGTCAGATCATTGACGCCGTCGAAAAAGGCGATTTGACAAGGGCGAGAGAACTGCAATCTCGATCGGTTGCGATGGTTCGGGTGATGTGTCGCTATCCATTTCATGCGGCACTGAAGACGATCCTAACGGAGCAGGGGTCTGAAGCCGGATTCACAATTGGCGGATGTCGACTTCCACTGCAAAGCCTGACTTCCGAACAAGCCGCATCGCTGAAGTCGGATCTCGATGCGATCGGCTTCTATGACTGGTCTAGGTAG
- a CDS encoding sodium:solute symporter family transporter translates to MSLSRICILGFACLISAWLIALSPSATALAQSPSMFSWSELPELPTKLGVAGPFAGVHNDALIVAGGANFPEPIWETEKVWHDTIDVLHHQNGKLVWSRQQPLPRPIAYGMTVSTPDGVLCIGGNDASDTFASTFLLQWDVNAQQTIILEYPDLPKPCAYGSAALIGEKVFVVGGQNDSALRSAGNHVFSLDLSSSDRSGTLAWQHEADFPGSARAFNLCVAQHNGFENCLYVIGGRRQASNDDKDIEFLSDVWEYAPKKSTWKRRSDAPRPIVAGVGLGIGQSHIAVLGGADGTLFFKSDELKDQHPGFPKEAFAYHTITDTWTSAGELPANHVTTIAVQWNDQIIIPSGEVRPRVRSPKVWSVQGRTTTKGFGTINYVVLVTYLLAMVGIGVYFARKTKNTNDFFRGGQNIPWWAAGCSIFATMLSSLTFTGIPSKSFAQDWVYAVGNFTIPLVAFLAVYVAMPFYRRIDATSAYEYLEKRFSRSVRLFGSASFTLFHLFRMAVVMSLTGLALAVATPLTPLQSVLLMGLLSILYCTMGGVEAVIWTDTLQTVVLLGGALLAIALLISGAGTDLSGFIEIGNQGNKFSIANLHWSATDTQIALWVIVIGAIAQNVSSYTADQAVVQRYMTTADKKLAARSIWTNALLTIPATLLFFSIGTALYVFYKAHPEKLDPTVTTDQVFPMFIAREMPIGIAGLIVAGVFAAAQSTVSTSMNSTATTIVTDFMRPLNCCKSESGYLKAARLWTLAIGVTGTLLGLAFVDPTIKSLFDAFIKVIGLFMGVLGGLFILGAFTRRANATGAFVGALVGAATMVWLWQSSSINGYLYTACGITTCFVVGYAVSMLAGAPKTNLEGLTIHTLGTSERS, encoded by the coding sequence ATGTCCTTGTCGCGAATTTGCATTCTCGGCTTCGCCTGTCTGATCTCCGCTTGGCTAATCGCTCTGTCACCTTCGGCGACTGCGCTCGCACAGTCACCATCGATGTTTTCTTGGTCAGAATTACCTGAGCTGCCAACGAAACTTGGAGTCGCGGGCCCATTTGCCGGAGTTCACAACGATGCTCTGATCGTTGCCGGAGGCGCGAACTTTCCTGAGCCGATCTGGGAAACCGAAAAAGTCTGGCACGACACTATTGATGTCCTTCACCATCAAAACGGCAAGCTCGTTTGGTCACGGCAGCAACCGCTTCCACGCCCCATCGCCTATGGGATGACTGTCTCAACACCTGACGGAGTTCTATGCATCGGCGGCAATGATGCGAGCGATACGTTTGCTTCGACGTTTTTGTTGCAATGGGATGTCAACGCGCAACAAACCATCATCCTCGAATATCCCGATCTTCCAAAGCCTTGTGCGTATGGCTCGGCCGCATTGATTGGCGAAAAGGTTTTTGTCGTCGGGGGACAAAATGATTCAGCCTTGCGTTCGGCTGGGAACCATGTGTTTTCACTTGACCTTTCCAGTTCCGATCGAAGCGGAACGTTGGCTTGGCAACACGAAGCTGACTTCCCCGGTTCAGCTCGCGCGTTCAATCTCTGTGTGGCTCAGCACAACGGCTTTGAAAACTGTCTGTATGTCATTGGAGGTCGGCGGCAAGCATCCAATGACGACAAAGATATCGAGTTCCTTTCAGACGTATGGGAATACGCTCCGAAAAAGTCGACTTGGAAACGCCGCAGTGACGCACCGCGCCCGATCGTTGCCGGTGTCGGACTTGGTATCGGGCAGAGTCATATCGCTGTGCTTGGCGGTGCAGACGGAACCCTGTTTTTCAAGTCCGATGAACTGAAGGATCAGCATCCGGGATTCCCGAAAGAGGCATTTGCCTATCACACAATCACAGACACCTGGACCAGTGCTGGTGAATTGCCAGCGAATCATGTGACGACGATTGCGGTCCAATGGAATGATCAAATTATCATTCCCAGCGGCGAAGTCCGACCACGAGTTCGGTCGCCGAAGGTATGGTCGGTTCAAGGTCGGACCACAACCAAAGGCTTCGGCACGATCAATTATGTCGTGCTTGTGACCTATTTACTGGCGATGGTTGGTATCGGTGTTTACTTCGCTCGAAAAACAAAGAACACCAATGATTTCTTTCGCGGTGGTCAGAACATCCCATGGTGGGCGGCAGGATGCAGCATCTTTGCGACGATGCTTAGCTCGCTCACGTTCACTGGGATTCCGTCAAAGTCTTTCGCACAGGATTGGGTCTATGCCGTGGGGAACTTTACGATTCCCCTGGTTGCGTTCTTAGCCGTCTATGTCGCGATGCCGTTTTACCGACGAATCGATGCGACGAGCGCTTACGAATATCTAGAGAAACGCTTTAGCCGGTCTGTCCGTCTATTCGGCAGCGCTAGCTTTACCTTGTTTCACCTTTTCCGCATGGCTGTCGTGATGTCACTGACGGGACTGGCTTTGGCGGTTGCCACACCACTGACCCCGCTTCAATCGGTTTTACTGATGGGGCTGCTCAGCATTCTGTACTGCACGATGGGAGGTGTCGAAGCGGTAATTTGGACCGATACGTTGCAAACGGTTGTTCTGCTTGGTGGAGCCCTCTTGGCGATTGCGTTGTTGATTTCAGGTGCCGGAACCGACCTTTCGGGTTTCATCGAAATTGGCAATCAAGGAAACAAGTTCTCGATCGCGAATCTCCACTGGAGTGCTACCGATACCCAGATCGCGCTGTGGGTCATTGTGATCGGTGCAATCGCGCAAAACGTGTCGTCGTACACGGCCGACCAAGCCGTCGTGCAACGATACATGACAACGGCAGACAAGAAGCTTGCGGCCCGTTCGATTTGGACGAACGCGTTGTTAACGATTCCGGCGACGCTGCTGTTCTTCTCGATCGGAACGGCGCTTTATGTCTTCTATAAAGCACACCCCGAAAAGCTTGACCCGACGGTGACAACGGACCAAGTGTTCCCAATGTTTATCGCTCGGGAAATGCCAATCGGGATCGCCGGGCTAATCGTTGCTGGTGTTTTCGCCGCCGCCCAATCGACCGTCTCGACCAGTATGAATTCCACCGCAACGACAATCGTCACGGACTTCATGAGACCGCTGAACTGCTGCAAATCCGAATCCGGCTACCTGAAAGCGGCCAGGCTATGGACTCTTGCGATCGGAGTGACCGGTACATTGCTTGGGCTCGCTTTTGTTGACCCAACAATCAAATCGCTGTTCGACGCCTTTATCAAAGTCATCGGATTATTCATGGGGGTATTGGGGGGGCTATTCATCCTCGGTGCGTTTACTCGCCGTGCGAATGCGACCGGCGCGTTCGTTGGTGCCCTAGTCGGTGCTGCCACAATGGTATGGCTTTGGCAGTCGTCAAGCATCAACGGCTATCTGTATACAGCCTGCGGCATCACAACTTGTTTCGTTGTCGGTTATGCTGTCAGCATGCTAGCCGGGGCACCAAAGACAAACCTGGAAGGTCTGACGATTCACACGCTTGGCACAAGCGAACGATCGTAG
- a CDS encoding PEP-CTERM sorting domain-containing protein — MHRRGLAELVGLFLLFSCISNDVSGALTTGNLIVSINEFTGSNTAPSYVAEYTTAGTRVQTFQDVPDPASGSSTDHARDLVYLNGAVYVHNSNNSPSELLRISPATPTASWEETIEFAGWDTDGFVSRGGLEAFNNYLFATDSQPVVNGGGIVRFNLLNGSAQRLNSATPTTDNPYDLNLDVHGNLYTINNRTSDQIDVFDSESGDYLRSITISFDEWRSIDVASDGSIFVGNTSGELVRFSSDGSTMLDSIQLQTSGYVGDIDINDQTGEIAATFGQLKDSVFLTDQQLDSFTSFRVTDSNLGSRNLFVSWVGVTAIPEPSSGLLCAGLSLAVFLRRRR, encoded by the coding sequence ATGCATCGACGCGGATTGGCTGAGCTGGTTGGACTTTTCCTACTCTTTTCTTGCATCAGCAACGACGTTTCTGGCGCACTGACAACCGGTAATCTGATCGTTTCGATCAACGAATTCACCGGATCAAACACGGCGCCCTCTTACGTCGCCGAGTACACCACCGCGGGAACTCGCGTTCAGACGTTTCAGGATGTGCCCGACCCGGCTTCCGGGAGCTCCACCGATCATGCACGCGATTTGGTGTATTTGAACGGAGCTGTCTACGTTCACAATTCCAATAATTCTCCATCGGAGTTGCTGCGAATCAGCCCCGCGACGCCAACGGCCAGCTGGGAAGAAACCATCGAATTCGCTGGCTGGGATACTGACGGATTTGTTTCAAGAGGTGGGCTGGAAGCTTTCAACAATTATCTGTTCGCAACCGATTCTCAGCCTGTCGTCAATGGAGGCGGCATTGTCCGTTTCAATTTGCTTAATGGATCGGCTCAGCGTCTGAATTCGGCAACGCCAACGACTGACAACCCGTACGATCTTAACTTGGACGTTCATGGGAACCTCTATACGATCAACAATCGTACTTCGGACCAGATCGACGTTTTCGATTCTGAAAGTGGTGACTACCTACGTTCGATCACGATTTCATTTGATGAATGGCGTTCGATCGATGTCGCGTCAGATGGGTCGATTTTTGTCGGTAACACGTCGGGAGAGCTGGTTCGGTTTTCAAGTGACGGATCAACGATGCTCGATTCGATCCAGTTGCAAACCAGTGGATATGTCGGAGACATCGACATCAACGATCAAACGGGAGAAATCGCTGCTACCTTCGGTCAGCTAAAGGACAGCGTCTTTCTGACCGATCAGCAGCTCGATTCTTTTACGTCCTTTCGGGTCACCGACAGCAATCTCGGAAGTAGAAACCTGTTCGTGAGCTGGGTCGGTGTGACGGCGATCCCAGAACCCAGTTCAGGGTTACTGTGCGCGGGACTGTCGTTGGCAGTCTTTCTTCGCAGGCGCCGGTAA